One Myxococcales bacterium genomic region harbors:
- a CDS encoding NAAT family transporter, with translation MLPPLVTETVVAFGSLFSIVDPFSALPVFVALTGEKPREYQSRTALRASLTCFVVLSVFAAAGSFIFKFFGITIPAFKVAGGILLFGVALDMMRAQHSETRTTKEEETEKHEDVGLIPLGLPLLSGPGAIAAVMVLAGQAESTASRVAVHVAILGIGASAFLILRSAAVVGKLLGTTGIRVIGRLMGLILAAIAIQFVIDGAHEAFPKTFS, from the coding sequence GTGCTTCCCCCCCTCGTCACGGAGACCGTCGTCGCGTTCGGATCGCTCTTCTCGATCGTCGATCCGTTCTCGGCGTTGCCGGTGTTCGTGGCGCTCACGGGCGAGAAGCCTCGCGAGTACCAGAGCCGCACCGCGCTCCGGGCCTCGCTCACGTGCTTCGTCGTGCTCTCGGTCTTCGCGGCGGCGGGCTCGTTCATCTTCAAGTTCTTCGGCATCACGATCCCGGCCTTCAAGGTCGCGGGGGGCATCCTCCTCTTCGGCGTGGCGCTCGACATGATGCGCGCCCAACACTCCGAGACCCGCACCACGAAGGAAGAAGAGACCGAGAAACACGAGGACGTCGGGCTCATCCCCCTCGGGCTCCCGCTCCTCTCCGGCCCGGGCGCGATCGCCGCCGTGATGGTGCTCGCAGGTCAGGCGGAGAGCACGGCGTCACGCGTCGCCGTGCACGTCGCCATCCTCGGCATCGGCGCCTCGGCGTTCCTCATTTTGCGCTCGGCGGCCGTCGTCGGGAAGCTCCTCGGCACCACGGGCATCCGCGTCATCGGGCGCCTCATGGGCCTCATCCTCGCGGCCATCGCCATCCAGTTCGTGATCGACGGCGCCCACGAGGCGTTCCCGAAGACGTTCTCGTGA
- a CDS encoding sigma 54-interacting transcriptional regulator, with amino-acid sequence MTALPSRTEPWSTSSPEPQVRGFAELDERVGSGAPGVVVARVSEGAVSALLAHVARRVAASGFEVFVVEGSSASPVFHQVACRFGLGETTSPRALAEAFSTVAAVRKVALVSTLPAEGTWDHSVARELLGLPLATLVVLVAARGEGLAGVSTVDVPDVLDDDERQRFLEAMLDHEVRGSDLRTVRELAALAVSVGSRRGRRALDQKGELVLAVVSASAYPWPISGLARFVEGPEPVVAALADEGYVAVREGRVHALEPVVSAAVEGMPTGATIGRALVAELGSDPWAKARAAELVYPDSRDEAEALHADALTGLVDPAARRDVRRRWATLVAGDGPRVLAAARRALADECFDEALAVLDGARDLGAEHAVVMGLALSGKGDLVGARVALERAKKTDVARAFAGEISAELAEVAYAMGDLTEAEQKARAVVSSEAAPRTLLRARNLLGKLLLAAGSWDEAEAHFASDAQVAEGLGLVPEALRARLNRAIAVQSKGRVDEAADMLRAVSASAEASGETRTHAYALSNLAVVAWTLRDYGTALECLERTFGLFGQLGASAMIAHTVASLADLRLRLGLVENAAQTIAFGRRTGLGPLRAAPFAAVASRIALAKGDLPGARAEMERALSEASASGDVELLGEAHRLSARVHLEEGDIAGCRVHVSFAEPLAKTPRARAEAKLLEAMAGRAEGTGDLSLAKRALRLARTAGDEDVLCEALLLVCQMQHDLGDIGEARATCEQALAVRDKVAEGLPAHIRASFLSRPEGVALARMHLVFRPSGKAEAPSSEPPASAPLDRPSERALVGDDPKIRALLATIAKVARSDSTILVRGESGTGKELVAEAIHKASDRANGPLVSVNCAALVETLLLSELFGHEKGAFTGATSRRRGRFELAEGGTLFLDEIGDVSPRTQVALLRVLQEKTFERVGGAELVRANVRVVCATHRDLRAMVERGEFREDLYYRLRGIVLEVPPLRARPSDIPRIADTLLRRIASERSEAPKRLTADAEVLLRAHKWPGNVRELENALRAATLFADGEWLNAHALLDTVEDLRLASRATGTTLAKAAPASDDSSRDAALPDDEGGPLSSNEAEATQIAYQQVRRGEVSLADMKRQIERDCIVRALSETHGNITKAAALLGMKRPRLSQLAKQYGLTANVTEAVGCDVS; translated from the coding sequence ATGACCGCCCTTCCGTCCCGCACCGAGCCTTGGTCGACCTCGTCGCCCGAGCCTCAGGTCCGTGGGTTCGCCGAGCTCGACGAGCGTGTGGGCTCGGGTGCGCCTGGGGTCGTCGTGGCGCGTGTGAGCGAAGGCGCCGTATCCGCCCTCTTGGCGCACGTGGCACGTCGCGTCGCCGCGAGCGGCTTCGAGGTCTTCGTGGTCGAGGGCTCGAGCGCGTCGCCCGTGTTCCATCAGGTCGCGTGCAGGTTCGGCCTCGGTGAGACCACGTCGCCGCGTGCGTTGGCCGAGGCGTTTTCGACGGTGGCCGCGGTGCGGAAGGTCGCGCTCGTGAGCACGCTCCCCGCGGAGGGGACGTGGGACCACTCCGTGGCGCGGGAGCTCCTCGGCTTGCCCCTGGCTACGCTGGTCGTGCTCGTCGCGGCGCGTGGAGAGGGCCTCGCCGGGGTCTCCACCGTCGACGTCCCCGACGTGCTCGACGACGACGAGAGGCAGCGATTTCTCGAGGCGATGCTCGATCACGAGGTTCGCGGGAGCGATCTTCGCACGGTGCGCGAGCTCGCGGCGCTCGCGGTGAGCGTGGGCTCGCGGCGCGGGCGTCGTGCGCTCGACCAAAAGGGTGAGCTCGTCCTCGCGGTCGTGTCGGCGAGCGCGTATCCTTGGCCGATCTCCGGGCTCGCGCGGTTCGTCGAAGGCCCCGAGCCCGTGGTCGCCGCGCTCGCGGACGAAGGGTACGTCGCCGTGCGCGAAGGCCGGGTGCACGCGCTCGAGCCCGTCGTGAGCGCGGCCGTCGAGGGTATGCCGACGGGGGCTACGATCGGGCGCGCCCTCGTGGCCGAGCTCGGGTCCGACCCTTGGGCGAAAGCCCGTGCGGCCGAGCTCGTGTACCCCGACTCACGGGACGAAGCCGAGGCACTCCACGCCGACGCGCTCACCGGCCTCGTCGATCCGGCCGCGCGCCGTGACGTGCGTAGGAGGTGGGCCACGCTCGTCGCAGGAGATGGGCCCCGTGTGCTCGCTGCCGCGCGCCGTGCGCTCGCCGACGAGTGCTTCGACGAGGCGCTCGCAGTGCTCGATGGCGCGCGGGACCTCGGGGCCGAGCACGCCGTGGTCATGGGGCTCGCGCTCTCGGGCAAGGGCGACCTCGTCGGGGCGCGTGTCGCCCTCGAGCGCGCCAAGAAGACGGACGTGGCGCGCGCGTTCGCCGGAGAGATCTCCGCCGAGCTCGCCGAGGTGGCCTACGCGATGGGCGATCTCACCGAGGCCGAGCAGAAGGCTCGCGCCGTGGTCTCGTCCGAGGCCGCGCCGCGCACGCTCCTCCGTGCTCGCAACTTGCTCGGAAAGCTCCTGCTCGCGGCCGGCTCGTGGGACGAAGCCGAGGCTCATTTTGCGAGCGACGCCCAGGTGGCCGAGGGGCTCGGTCTCGTGCCCGAGGCGCTCCGCGCGAGGCTGAACCGCGCCATCGCCGTGCAGTCGAAGGGGCGCGTGGACGAGGCCGCCGACATGCTGCGCGCCGTCTCCGCGTCGGCCGAGGCCAGCGGTGAGACACGCACCCACGCGTATGCGCTCTCGAATTTGGCGGTGGTCGCGTGGACGCTGCGTGACTACGGCACGGCGCTCGAGTGCCTCGAGCGGACCTTCGGGCTCTTCGGGCAGCTCGGCGCGAGCGCGATGATCGCCCACACCGTCGCGAGCCTCGCGGATCTGCGGCTCCGGCTCGGGCTCGTCGAGAACGCCGCGCAGACCATCGCGTTCGGTCGTCGCACGGGCCTCGGTCCCCTGCGCGCGGCGCCCTTCGCGGCGGTGGCGTCGCGCATCGCGCTCGCGAAGGGAGATCTCCCCGGTGCGCGCGCCGAGATGGAACGCGCGCTCTCGGAGGCGTCGGCCTCGGGCGACGTGGAGCTGCTCGGCGAGGCCCACCGCCTCTCGGCCCGCGTGCACCTCGAGGAGGGCGACATCGCTGGGTGTAGAGTGCACGTGTCGTTCGCCGAGCCGCTCGCCAAGACGCCCCGTGCGCGGGCCGAGGCCAAGCTGCTCGAGGCCATGGCGGGGCGCGCCGAGGGGACAGGCGATCTCTCCCTGGCCAAGCGGGCCCTCCGGCTCGCCCGTACGGCCGGCGACGAGGACGTCCTCTGCGAGGCGCTCCTCCTCGTGTGCCAAATGCAGCACGATCTGGGCGACATCGGCGAGGCGCGGGCCACGTGCGAGCAAGCGCTGGCCGTGCGCGACAAGGTCGCCGAGGGCCTCCCGGCGCACATTCGCGCGTCGTTCCTCTCGCGGCCCGAAGGCGTGGCCCTCGCGCGCATGCACCTCGTCTTCCGCCCGAGCGGCAAGGCCGAGGCGCCGAGCTCCGAGCCCCCCGCGAGCGCCCCCCTCGACCGCCCTTCGGAGCGCGCCCTCGTGGGCGACGATCCGAAGATCCGCGCGCTCCTCGCGACGATCGCCAAGGTCGCGCGCTCGGACTCGACCATCCTCGTGCGGGGCGAGAGCGGCACCGGCAAAGAGCTCGTGGCCGAGGCCATCCACAAGGCCAGCGATCGCGCGAACGGGCCGCTCGTGTCGGTGAACTGCGCTGCGCTCGTGGAGACGCTCCTGCTCTCCGAGCTCTTCGGCCACGAGAAGGGCGCGTTCACGGGCGCCACGTCTCGCCGCCGTGGGCGCTTCGAGCTGGCCGAGGGCGGCACGCTCTTCCTCGACGAGATCGGCGACGTGTCGCCGCGCACCCAGGTGGCGCTCCTGCGGGTGCTCCAAGAGAAGACCTTCGAGCGCGTCGGAGGCGCCGAGCTCGTGCGGGCCAACGTGCGAGTCGTCTGCGCGACGCACCGCGACCTCCGCGCGATGGTCGAGCGCGGCGAGTTCCGCGAGGACCTCTACTACCGGCTGCGGGGCATCGTCCTCGAGGTGCCACCGCTCCGCGCTCGCCCGTCGGACATTCCTCGCATCGCGGACACCTTGCTCCGGCGCATCGCGAGCGAACGCTCCGAGGCCCCGAAGCGGCTCACGGCCGACGCCGAGGTGCTGCTCCGCGCGCACAAATGGCCCGGGAACGTGCGTGAGCTCGAGAACGCCCTCCGCGCGGCGACCCTCTTCGCCGACGGAGAGTGGTTGAACGCGCACGCCCTGCTCGACACCGTCGAGGATCTCAGGCTCGCGTCGAGGGCGACCGGCACGACGCTGGCCAAGGCCGCTCCCGCCAGCGACGACTCGTCCCGCGACGCCGCGCTCCCCGACGACGAAGGCGGGCCGCTCTCGTCGAACGAGGCCGAGGCTACCCAGATCGCCTACCAGCAGGTGCGCCGCGGCGAGGTGTCGCTCGCCGACATGAAGCGCCAGATCGAGCGCGACTGCATCGTGCGTGCCCTCTCGGAGACACACGGCAACATCACCAAGGCGGCGGCGCTCCTCGGCATGAAGCGCCCGCGGCTCTCGCAGCTCGCGAAACAATACGGGCTCACGGCGAACGTGACGGAGGCAGTGGGATGCGACGTATCGTAG